One window from the genome of Kryptolebias marmoratus isolate JLee-2015 linkage group LG1, ASM164957v2, whole genome shotgun sequence encodes:
- the LOC119617567 gene encoding roundabout homolog 4-like (The sequence of the model RefSeq protein was modified relative to this genomic sequence to represent the inferred CDS: added 30 bases not found in genome assembly) → MHLFNVTLEDDGVYICVTHNPLLNISKKSKPAKLTVQGVPGRLQIIQGPDNITVAMGAEVSMQCTVRGFPVPMVHWFKDGSLLSNCSSSFSLQNNGQLLTFRNVTNEDEGFYHCEASNQKETIRSQPALLLPAVMHWSFMQQPRDMTVRRGETVTLTCRPPHSRPGAQVSWFKNNQLLPPTENRTVLPSGDLFFHSIQEFDGGSYFCRASNIHLQRFLTSRRVTLTVLVPPSVKLWPT, encoded by the exons ATGCACCTTTTTAACGTGACTTTAGAGGATGATGGAGTATACATTTGTGTCACACACAACCCTTTACTGAACATCAGTAAGAAGAGCAAACCAGCTAAACTAACTGTGCAAG GGGTTCCTGGGAGGCTGCAGATCATCCAGGGCCCTGACAACATCACCGTTGCCATGGGTGCCGAGGTCTCCATGCAGTGCACTGTTCGTGGCTTCCCTGTTCCCATGGTGCACTGGTTCAAAGACGGCTCCCTCCTGTCAAACTGCTCGTCCTCATTCAGCCTCCAGAACAATGGACAGCTGCTCACATTCAG aaatgtgaCAAACGAGGATGAGGGCTTCTATCACTGTGAAGCATCAAACCAGAAGGAGACAATCAGATCACAGCCAGCTCTCCTGCTTCCAGCTG tgaTGCATTGGAGTTTCATGCAGCAGCCCAGAGACATGACGGTGCGGAGAGGAGAAACGGTCACGCTCACCTGCAGGCCTCCACACAGCAGACCAGGAGCTCAGGTGTCCTGGTTCAAAAACAACCAGCTTCTTCCTcccacagaaaacagaactgtGCTGCCCAGTGGAGACCTCTTCTTCCACAGCATCCAGGAGTTCGACGGCGGCAGCTACTTTTGCAGGGCTTCAAACATCCACCTTCAAAGATTCCTCACCTCTAGAAGAGTGACTCTAACTGTGTTGG